Proteins from a single region of Streptomyces sp. Tu 3180:
- a CDS encoding cytochrome P450 translates to MAQQGTSDVLDPTPAAAPRPGRAPSVDPDGGAALLAWAARMREEQRVWRDDSGHVHVFRHADVQRVLSDPATFSSDTVGRLSGGRKKAPRGTLLLLDPPLHGKMRRLVSKAFTPGLIAGLEPWITELTGELLDAVTEDRFDLVDALANPLPVTVIARMLGVPAEDRALFQGWADQLLSTDPEDPESVRRMEETAVTITAYLQDFIEARRAEPRGDLLGTLVGAELDGERLEDEDIASFATLLLLAGHITTSVLVGNALICLDSDPDLLAEVRADRSLIPAVIEETLRLRPPFTRIERVTTTATTVAGLEVGPDTLVHLWLLAANRDERVFEAPDAFRPDRANARQMAFGHGIHYCIGAPLARLEGRIALEALLDRFSGIRVDPTVRLSWHGTNVFGARHLPLCVERA, encoded by the coding sequence GTGGCGCAGCAAGGCACTTCGGACGTGCTCGACCCCACGCCCGCGGCGGCCCCCCGGCCCGGCCGCGCGCCGTCCGTGGATCCGGACGGCGGGGCCGCCCTGCTGGCGTGGGCGGCGCGGATGCGCGAGGAGCAGCGGGTCTGGCGGGACGACTCGGGCCATGTGCACGTCTTCCGGCACGCCGACGTGCAGCGGGTGCTCTCCGACCCCGCCACCTTCTCCTCGGACACGGTGGGCCGTCTGTCGGGCGGCCGGAAGAAGGCGCCGCGCGGCACGCTCCTGCTGCTGGACCCGCCGCTGCACGGGAAGATGCGCCGGCTGGTGAGCAAGGCGTTCACCCCCGGTCTGATCGCCGGGCTCGAACCGTGGATCACCGAGCTGACCGGTGAGTTGCTGGACGCCGTCACCGAGGACCGCTTCGACCTGGTGGACGCGCTGGCCAACCCGCTGCCGGTGACCGTCATCGCCCGCATGCTGGGCGTGCCGGCGGAGGACCGCGCACTGTTCCAGGGCTGGGCCGACCAGTTGCTGTCCACCGATCCGGAGGACCCCGAGAGCGTGCGCCGCATGGAGGAGACCGCGGTCACCATCACCGCCTACCTCCAGGACTTCATCGAGGCCCGGCGCGCGGAACCCCGGGGAGACCTGCTGGGCACCCTGGTCGGCGCCGAGCTCGACGGGGAACGCCTGGAGGACGAGGACATCGCCAGCTTCGCCACCCTCCTGCTGCTCGCCGGGCACATCACCACGTCCGTGCTGGTCGGCAACGCGCTGATCTGCCTGGACTCCGACCCGGACCTGCTGGCCGAGGTGCGTGCGGACCGTTCGCTGATCCCCGCGGTCATCGAGGAGACGCTGCGGCTGCGGCCGCCGTTCACCCGGATCGAACGGGTCACCACGACCGCCACGACCGTCGCGGGCCTGGAGGTGGGACCCGACACGCTGGTGCACCTGTGGCTGCTGGCCGCCAACCGCGACGAGCGGGTCTTCGAGGCCCCGGACGCGTTCCGCCCGGACCGCGCCAACGCCCGGCAGATGGCGTTCGGGCACGGCATCCACTACTGCATCGGGGCTCCGCTGGCCCGGCTGGAGGGCCGGATCGCCCTGGAGGCCCTGCTGGACCGCTTCAGCGGCATCCGCGTCGATCCCACGGTCCGGCTCTCGTGGCACGGCACCAACGTCTTCGGCGCCCGGCACCTGCCGCTGTGCGTGGAACGCGCCTGA
- a CDS encoding cytochrome P450, with protein MKTRPDPPVIPSERGTCPFDPPAAYARLRAEEPVSPITFQVAPKDPSGWLVTRYDLVRRILADDRFSHRNELLAHVVAPPFPMTEYVPQPSPPGSFAKMDAPEHTRYRRLLAGHFTLRNVQRHEPRLTRIVDEALEEMAAQGSPADLVTAFAEKVGLRSTCSLMDVSPELMDGIQEHFSVLMALTYTLEEFIHHMEAMDALIRPMIRARMAERGDDFFGRLAATGELTEEEMVNLAVLTLAGSLDTTPNMLALSTFALLEHPDQLALLRQRPELYAQGAVDELLRYLTISHMGSSRCALEDVEIGGTTIKAGQTVVLSLPAANRDPEVFDDPDRLDVTRAPRKHLALGFGAHQCLGQHVARASLRIGLRALFERFPTLRLAEPAEEVPLRDRAVHYGVDRLLVEWD; from the coding sequence ATGAAGACCCGCCCCGATCCCCCGGTCATCCCCTCGGAACGCGGCACCTGCCCCTTCGACCCGCCCGCCGCCTACGCCCGGCTGCGCGCCGAGGAGCCGGTCAGCCCGATCACCTTCCAGGTGGCGCCGAAGGACCCCTCCGGCTGGCTGGTGACCCGCTACGACCTGGTCCGCCGGATCCTCGCGGACGACCGCTTCAGCCACCGCAACGAACTGCTCGCGCACGTCGTGGCCCCGCCGTTCCCGATGACCGAGTACGTGCCGCAGCCCTCGCCGCCCGGCTCCTTCGCCAAGATGGACGCGCCCGAGCACACCAGGTACCGGCGGCTGCTGGCGGGGCACTTCACGCTGCGCAACGTCCAGCGGCACGAACCCCGGCTGACCCGCATCGTCGACGAGGCGCTGGAGGAGATGGCGGCCCAGGGCTCGCCGGCCGACCTGGTGACCGCCTTCGCCGAGAAGGTCGGCCTGCGGTCGACGTGCTCGCTGATGGACGTGTCGCCGGAGCTGATGGACGGCATCCAGGAGCACTTCTCGGTCCTGATGGCGCTCACCTACACGCTGGAGGAGTTCATCCACCACATGGAGGCGATGGACGCCCTCATCCGCCCCATGATCCGCGCGCGCATGGCCGAGCGCGGGGACGACTTCTTCGGCAGGCTGGCGGCGACGGGCGAACTGACCGAGGAGGAGATGGTCAACCTGGCGGTGCTCACCCTGGCCGGTTCGCTGGACACCACGCCGAACATGCTGGCGCTGAGCACCTTCGCCCTGCTCGAGCACCCCGACCAGCTGGCCCTGCTGCGGCAGCGGCCTGAGCTGTACGCGCAGGGGGCGGTGGACGAGCTGCTGCGTTACCTGACCATCTCGCACATGGGGTCCAGCCGGTGCGCGCTGGAGGACGTGGAGATCGGCGGGACGACGATCAAGGCGGGCCAGACGGTGGTGCTGTCGCTGCCGGCGGCCAACCGCGACCCCGAGGTCTTCGACGACCCCGACCGGCTCGACGTCACCCGGGCACCGCGCAAGCACCTGGCGCTCGGCTTCGGCGCGCACCAGTGCCTGGGCCAGCACGTGGCCCGCGCGAGCCTGCGGATCGGGCTGCGCGCGCTGTTCGAGCGGTTCCCGACGCTGCGGCTGGCGGAGCCGGCCGAGGAGGTGCCGCTGCGGGACCGCGCCGTGCACTACGGCGTGGACCGGCTGCTCGTGGAATGGGACTGA
- a CDS encoding acyltransferase has translation MAGRKTPAFRTVVDSRVESVHTVRTGTADGSRIRLTPYDLLTGPWYTPLTFFYRGTLDGAALRDSLARTLRRYPLLAGRLLRDADGGLSVLCNDAGVRFTEASCPEPMREYGHLLRAQPVVGDVLREVSPLGVVARDTPLLKIRLTRMRGGGSVLGVLVNHSLADGGSALAFLESWSREHLGLPWEEPSHDRGALEALGRLSDRPQTRDDRAFAGVSRTRRLLSTLRPGLRRRATVSTRFGAAELAAMKSEALQALTDPGDWVSTNDVLTAHLWRVLAELRGHPDEAAQWLGLVVGAQSVLGDALPSSYWGNCVTKSWTSLPAGELRGRPLGAVAGDVRRCLRSNTEDKLRDEIAFLGTWRRRGVSRHVMSVRALDVSEASLSVNNWSRFPLYRIDFGAGRPFWYEFPDLPVPTVHIAPTPREDGGRDVYLCLSEPHADLVRSSRWQERLHPHAVPGLAA, from the coding sequence GTGGCGGGTAGGAAGACCCCTGCGTTCCGGACGGTCGTCGACAGCCGGGTGGAGAGCGTGCACACGGTCCGGACCGGGACGGCCGACGGCAGCCGGATCCGGCTCACCCCCTACGACCTGCTGACCGGTCCCTGGTACACGCCGCTGACGTTCTTCTACCGCGGGACGCTCGACGGCGCGGCGCTGCGCGACTCACTGGCCCGTACGCTGCGGCGCTACCCGCTGCTGGCGGGGCGGTTGCTGCGGGACGCCGACGGCGGACTGAGCGTGCTGTGCAACGACGCGGGTGTGCGCTTCACCGAGGCGTCCTGTCCCGAACCGATGCGCGAGTACGGCCACCTGCTGCGCGCGCAGCCGGTCGTCGGGGACGTGCTGCGCGAGGTGAGCCCCCTCGGCGTGGTCGCCAGGGACACCCCCCTGCTGAAGATCCGGCTCACGCGGATGCGCGGCGGCGGATCGGTGCTCGGCGTCCTCGTCAACCACAGTCTGGCGGACGGCGGCAGCGCCCTCGCCTTCCTGGAGAGCTGGTCGCGCGAGCACCTGGGACTGCCCTGGGAGGAGCCCAGTCACGACCGCGGGGCGCTGGAGGCGCTCGGCCGGCTGTCGGACCGTCCGCAGACGCGGGACGACCGCGCCTTCGCCGGGGTGAGCCGGACGCGGCGTCTGCTCAGCACCCTGCGTCCGGGACTGCGCAGGCGCGCCACCGTCAGCACCCGGTTCGGGGCGGCCGAGCTGGCGGCGATGAAGAGCGAGGCGCTGCAGGCCCTGACGGACCCGGGCGACTGGGTGTCCACCAACGACGTGCTGACGGCCCATCTCTGGCGTGTCCTGGCCGAGTTGCGGGGGCATCCGGACGAGGCGGCGCAGTGGCTGGGCCTCGTCGTCGGGGCCCAGTCCGTGCTGGGGGACGCGCTGCCGTCGTCGTACTGGGGCAACTGCGTCACCAAGAGCTGGACGTCGCTGCCCGCCGGAGAACTGCGCGGCCGGCCCCTGGGGGCGGTGGCGGGCGACGTGCGCCGGTGTCTGCGGAGCAACACGGAGGACAAGCTGCGCGACGAGATCGCCTTCCTCGGCACCTGGCGCCGGCGCGGCGTCTCCCGGCACGTGATGTCGGTACGCGCCCTCGACGTGTCCGAGGCGTCCCTGTCGGTCAACAACTGGTCGCGTTTCCCGCTGTACCGGATCGACTTCGGCGCCGGGCGGCCCTTCTGGTACGAGTTCCCCGACCTGCCGGTCCCCACCGTGCACATCGCCCCGACACCCCGGGAGGACGGGGGCCGGGACGTGTACCTGTGCCTGTCCGAACCGCATGCGGACCTGGTCCGCTCCTCCCGCTGGCAGGAGCGGCTGCACCCGCACGCGGTCCCCGGCCTCGCGGCCTGA
- a CDS encoding LuxR family transcriptional regulator, whose product MVVASEGHDSPSDTGAPPPALVERERELALFGELVRRSAAGRSGLVVLEGPVGIGKTALLRALVAEARGLGLSVVHTEAAGGHRLPLSTAHALLSGLPGGVGPSVAHGLADRRPPTLLCCDNDAKDVSFGVLTQLHDVIRRAAARTPLLIAVDDAQEADPASLRLLAHTARRLAGLPVLLALVGRSGSDAPALAEITTLASCRVLRPRPLTGPGIGLLARRLTGAETDAAFQQACLAATHGNPLLATRLIRTLRAEDLPLTGAELSVVGEQDMQAFGARVVRLLHRQAPATVDAARAMAVLGDGSPHELCARLALVDAASFDRSLLVLGSLGLVNGDRVRGTWAFTHALVRRAVLEDLPDDERAAAHGRAARLLHDFGAGPADVADHLCRSAATATQPWATTVLREAAREAMLHASPSRAVTLLRPCVPDGAADDCDPGLLIELGTAEARVDPEAGVRHLTAALDRTTSADLRFEALSALADALTRQGRMDRAFELLDRYRSDPALLPSGARSTQLLEAQLLMAATVDRDAYTRLLDTVSFDLSLPDDTIQERALLAARAVISVSRMDRVAESVAVARRITGRGGPTANSPAFLTAAASVLLYADLPYEAQDVYHQLIDGADVLLDQAYPVLLALSAEAHERLGDLDGALRYTAEALRDTTVARAHAHEALPLAVRLHTLLDRGRLAEADDLCGRAPDPARSEAWQWNELLCARGRLRLAQEDAERALADLEECGRRQAAWQRTNPAVSSWWYWAGQAHLALGDRRAARTLAEQAVDGARSANLPLALGAGLELWAATAAADERAVLLEEAEDALDGTRAALLTARVKVARGRALHDLGYRKAAREVLRQGWEEAYTLGARPLHEVARRALLATGARPRRPVSRGPAALTRSEAQVARLAADGRSNAWIAETLFVTQRTVEVHLTSVYRKLGLSGRRELRDALESADVRDGGRRG is encoded by the coding sequence ATGGTCGTTGCCTCGGAGGGTCACGATTCCCCGTCGGACACCGGTGCCCCGCCCCCGGCACTGGTGGAGCGGGAACGCGAACTCGCCCTGTTCGGCGAGCTGGTGCGGCGCTCCGCCGCGGGACGCTCCGGCCTCGTCGTCCTGGAGGGCCCGGTCGGCATCGGGAAGACGGCCCTGCTGCGGGCCCTGGTCGCCGAGGCACGCGGCCTGGGCCTGTCCGTCGTTCACACGGAGGCCGCCGGCGGGCACCGGCTGCCGCTCAGCACCGCGCACGCCCTGCTGTCCGGTCTGCCCGGCGGCGTGGGGCCCTCCGTGGCGCACGGGCTCGCGGACAGACGGCCACCCACGCTGCTGTGCTGTGACAACGATGCCAAGGACGTCTCGTTCGGTGTGCTGACGCAGCTGCACGACGTCATCAGGCGTGCCGCCGCGCGGACTCCGCTGCTGATCGCCGTGGACGACGCCCAGGAGGCCGATCCCGCCTCCCTGCGCCTGCTGGCGCACACGGCGCGGCGACTGGCGGGCCTGCCGGTCCTGCTGGCGCTCGTGGGCCGCAGCGGTTCCGACGCGCCGGCCCTCGCCGAGATCACCACCCTGGCGTCCTGCCGGGTGCTGCGGCCCCGCCCGCTCACCGGCCCCGGCATCGGCCTGCTCGCCCGCCGCCTCACCGGTGCCGAGACCGACGCGGCGTTCCAGCAGGCGTGTCTGGCCGCCACCCACGGCAATCCGCTGCTGGCGACCCGGCTCATCCGGACGCTGCGCGCGGAGGACCTGCCGCTGACGGGAGCCGAGCTCAGCGTGGTGGGCGAACAGGACATGCAGGCCTTCGGGGCCCGTGTGGTGCGTCTGCTGCACCGGCAGGCGCCGGCCACGGTCGACGCGGCCCGTGCCATGGCGGTGCTGGGGGACGGGAGCCCCCACGAGCTGTGCGCGCGTCTGGCGCTGGTGGACGCCGCCTCCTTCGACCGGTCCCTGCTGGTGCTGGGCTCCCTCGGACTCGTCAACGGCGACCGTGTCAGGGGGACGTGGGCCTTCACGCACGCCCTGGTGCGCCGCGCCGTGCTCGAGGACCTGCCGGACGACGAGCGCGCCGCCGCGCACGGCCGGGCGGCCCGTCTGCTGCACGACTTCGGCGCCGGCCCGGCGGACGTCGCCGACCACCTGTGCCGGTCCGCCGCCACAGCGACCCAGCCGTGGGCCACGACCGTGCTGCGGGAGGCGGCCCGGGAGGCGATGCTGCACGCCTCGCCGAGCCGGGCGGTCACGCTGCTGCGGCCCTGTGTCCCGGACGGCGCCGCGGACGACTGCGATCCCGGGCTGCTGATCGAACTGGGCACGGCCGAGGCACGGGTGGACCCGGAGGCCGGTGTCCGGCACCTGACCGCGGCCCTGGACCGGACGACCTCCGCGGACCTGCGGTTCGAGGCCCTCAGCGCCCTCGCCGACGCGCTGACCCGCCAGGGCCGGATGGACCGCGCCTTCGAACTGCTCGACCGGTACCGCTCGGACCCGGCCCTGCTGCCCTCCGGGGCGCGGAGCACCCAACTGCTGGAAGCGCAGCTGCTGATGGCCGCCACGGTCGACCGGGACGCCTACACGCGGCTGCTCGACACGGTGTCCTTCGACCTCTCCCTGCCGGACGACACCATCCAGGAGCGGGCGCTGCTCGCCGCCCGGGCCGTCATCTCGGTGTCCCGGATGGACCGGGTGGCGGAGTCGGTCGCGGTGGCACGCCGGATCACCGGGCGGGGCGGGCCCACCGCGAACTCCCCCGCCTTCCTCACGGCCGCCGCCTCGGTGCTGCTCTACGCCGACCTGCCGTACGAGGCGCAGGACGTCTACCACCAGTTGATCGACGGCGCCGACGTGCTGCTCGACCAGGCCTATCCCGTCCTGCTCGCGCTGAGCGCCGAGGCGCACGAACGGCTCGGCGACCTCGACGGCGCGCTGCGGTACACCGCCGAGGCGCTGCGCGACACCACCGTGGCCCGTGCCCACGCGCACGAGGCGCTCCCGCTGGCCGTGCGGCTGCACACGCTCCTGGACCGCGGCCGGCTGGCGGAGGCCGACGACCTGTGCGGGCGCGCGCCCGACCCGGCCCGCAGCGAGGCCTGGCAGTGGAACGAGCTGTTGTGCGCCCGCGGCCGGCTCCGGCTGGCGCAGGAGGACGCCGAGCGCGCGCTGGCCGACCTGGAGGAGTGCGGACGCCGGCAGGCGGCCTGGCAGCGCACCAACCCGGCCGTCTCGTCCTGGTGGTACTGGGCCGGCCAGGCGCACCTGGCCCTGGGTGACCGTCGCGCGGCCCGCACGCTGGCCGAACAGGCCGTCGACGGGGCGCGGTCGGCGAACCTGCCCCTCGCCCTGGGTGCCGGACTGGAGCTGTGGGCGGCGACGGCCGCCGCCGACGAACGCGCGGTGCTGCTGGAGGAGGCGGAGGACGCGCTCGACGGGACGAGGGCGGCTCTGCTGACGGCACGGGTGAAGGTCGCCAGGGGCCGCGCGCTGCACGATCTCGGTTACCGCAAGGCGGCCCGTGAGGTGCTGCGGCAGGGGTGGGAGGAGGCGTACACGCTCGGCGCCCGCCCCCTCCACGAGGTCGCCCGCCGGGCGCTGCTGGCCACGGGCGCCCGCCCGCGCCGGCCGGTGTCGCGGGGGCCGGCGGCCCTCACCCGCAGCGAGGCGCAGGTGGCCCGTCTGGCGGCGGACGGGCGTTCCAACGCGTGGATCGCGGAAACCCTGTTCGTCACCCAGCGGACCGTGGAGGTCCATCTGACCTCCGTGTACCGCAAGCTCGGCCTGTCCGGCCGGCGGGAGTTGCGCGACGCCCTGGAGTCGGCGGACGTCCGTGACGGGGGCCGCCGGGGGTGA
- a CDS encoding LuxR family transcriptional regulator, protein MLLERESELAQATSALRRAAEGEGSLLVVRGPLGVGRSTFLEAVAARAHGEGFLPLRAQAAAAEENFAFGVVRQLADSALAAAPAGESGRRLREAASAAAPPVAGSVPPWSAVAPRQAPLRLTALLESMASERPVVVMVDDLQWADTDSLLALAPCLARRRHDRVLFVLTVLPGDVRGTREHVRGLLESADHTVELAALGRDSVRLLVEGACGTPSHDAFVDTLQQRSGGNPLWVTALVDEAQYQALQPTEADADAAAALRPERARRRLAAFLRSQPDHVRRVAYALTVLDAVADPHLVTRLAEIDEPRRAEAVGVLRLAGLVAEHSDSLIPGTLLRDLLEESMPATERTVLRGVAAELLHRTGHPAELAAEQLMSVITLRGPQAVEILRTAADSAVRRGSPRDAARYLRRALLDTSPTDHDRGRLLVDLATAERSFASAASLRHVAEAVPLLESVRERADAVTRLGPLLMDPAAFRIDAVRRAVTEELGRSDPDDWIERELALRLEAREHVLSAQDPAHVKRALQRFRSLGPSPALRTTGERELVTSLMHIAFVSNSASAEELTALCTRLLERETPAPEHVHSTVPLAVNVLAGAGRTEGAADWLREAHLLAQRRGGEVEQAVIRAEQALVALADGRLARARQKVLQADALAGTGTGDLPTICAAVLAIVALHTAEPHLAEQILTRHRLHAENQHLAALLHLARGTLAAGRGETRTALVHFQTAGRRAERIGWHNPVTVPWASCAALMHHRLGEQEEAVASALLEVERSRAWGAPVRLGRALVALGRVSPGREAVAVLEEAVEVLEKGSNTHELCQALYALGTRRETDRRRRAAVLERAHGLAVDNGDDSLAETIARKRDEHVRRPSSRTDRLTPSERKVAHLAATGLSNAAISARLGTTSRTVEKHLTNSYRKLGVSGRPDLARALEKLGETPNS, encoded by the coding sequence TTGTTGCTGGAGCGCGAGTCCGAACTGGCGCAGGCGACGTCGGCGCTGCGCCGCGCCGCGGAGGGGGAGGGTTCCCTCCTGGTCGTCCGGGGCCCGCTGGGGGTCGGCAGGTCGACCTTCCTGGAAGCGGTGGCGGCACGTGCGCACGGTGAGGGGTTCCTCCCCCTGCGGGCGCAGGCGGCCGCCGCCGAGGAGAACTTCGCCTTCGGAGTCGTGCGGCAGCTGGCGGACTCCGCCCTGGCGGCCGCGCCGGCCGGTGAGAGCGGACGCCGGCTGCGGGAGGCGGCGTCCGCAGCGGCGCCGCCCGTCGCCGGTTCCGTCCCCCCATGGTCCGCAGTCGCCCCTCGGCAGGCCCCCCTCCGGCTGACCGCCCTCCTGGAGTCCATGGCGTCCGAGCGGCCGGTCGTGGTGATGGTGGACGACCTCCAGTGGGCGGACACCGACTCCCTGCTGGCGCTGGCGCCGTGCCTCGCGCGCCGAAGACACGACCGCGTCCTGTTCGTCCTGACCGTCCTGCCCGGCGACGTCCGCGGCACCAGGGAACACGTCAGGGGGCTGCTGGAGTCCGCGGACCACACGGTGGAGCTGGCCGCACTCGGCCGTGACAGCGTGCGCCTGCTGGTGGAGGGGGCCTGCGGCACACCGTCCCACGACGCGTTCGTCGACACTCTGCAGCAACGTTCCGGCGGCAATCCCCTGTGGGTGACGGCCCTGGTGGACGAGGCCCAGTACCAGGCGCTCCAGCCCACCGAGGCCGACGCGGACGCCGCGGCGGCGCTCCGCCCGGAACGGGCGCGCCGGCGTCTGGCCGCCTTCCTGCGCTCCCAGCCGGACCACGTCCGGCGCGTCGCCTACGCGCTGACCGTGCTCGACGCCGTCGCGGACCCGCACCTGGTGACCCGGCTGGCCGAGATCGACGAGCCCCGGCGAGCGGAGGCCGTCGGCGTGCTGCGCCTCGCCGGACTCGTGGCGGAGCACTCCGACTCCCTCATCCCCGGAACGCTGCTGCGGGACCTGCTCGAGGAGAGCATGCCGGCGACCGAGCGCACCGTCCTGCGCGGTGTGGCGGCCGAGTTGCTGCACCGGACCGGCCACCCGGCCGAACTGGCCGCGGAACAGCTCATGTCGGTGATCACCCTGCGCGGTCCGCAGGCAGTGGAGATCCTGCGGACCGCCGCCGACAGCGCGGTGCGCCGCGGCTCGCCCCGGGACGCCGCCCGCTACCTGCGACGCGCGCTGCTCGACACCTCCCCCACGGACCACGACCGCGGCCGGCTGCTGGTCGACCTGGCGACGGCCGAGCGCAGCTTCGCCTCGGCCGCCTCGCTGCGGCACGTCGCGGAGGCCGTACCGCTGCTGGAGTCGGTACGGGAGCGGGCCGACGCCGTGACGCGGCTGGGTCCTCTGCTGATGGACCCCGCCGCGTTCCGCATCGACGCCGTCCGGCGTGCCGTGACCGAGGAACTGGGCCGGTCCGACCCGGACGACTGGATCGAACGGGAGCTCGCCCTGCGTCTGGAGGCCCGGGAGCACGTGCTGTCGGCGCAGGATCCCGCCCATGTGAAGCGGGCCCTGCAGCGGTTCCGGTCGCTGGGCCCCTCCCCCGCCCTGCGGACCACCGGGGAACGCGAGCTGGTGACGTCCCTCATGCACATCGCGTTCGTCTCCAACTCGGCCTCCGCCGAGGAACTGACAGCGCTGTGCACCCGGCTGCTGGAGCGTGAGACGCCCGCCCCCGAGCACGTCCACAGCACCGTGCCGCTGGCCGTCAACGTCCTCGCCGGCGCCGGCCGCACGGAAGGCGCGGCCGACTGGCTGCGCGAGGCGCACCTGCTCGCCCAGCGCAGGGGCGGTGAGGTGGAGCAGGCCGTCATCCGCGCGGAGCAGGCCCTGGTCGCGCTCGCCGACGGGCGGCTGGCGCGCGCCCGGCAGAAGGTGCTCCAGGCCGACGCCCTGGCCGGGACCGGCACCGGGGACCTGCCCACCATCTGTGCCGCGGTCCTGGCCATCGTCGCCCTCCACACCGCGGAGCCCCACCTCGCGGAACAGATCCTCACCCGGCACCGGCTGCACGCCGAGAACCAGCACCTGGCCGCGCTGCTGCACCTGGCCCGGGGCACCCTCGCGGCCGGGCGCGGCGAGACCCGCACCGCACTCGTCCACTTCCAGACGGCGGGCCGGCGCGCGGAACGCATCGGCTGGCACAACCCGGTCACGGTCCCCTGGGCGTCCTGCGCCGCCCTCATGCACCACCGTCTCGGCGAGCAGGAGGAAGCGGTGGCCTCGGCGCTCCTGGAGGTCGAACGCTCCCGTGCCTGGGGCGCCCCCGTCAGGCTGGGACGCGCCCTGGTGGCCCTGGGCAGGGTCTCCCCGGGGCGAGAGGCCGTGGCGGTGCTGGAGGAGGCCGTCGAGGTGCTGGAGAAGGGGAGCAACACACACGAACTGTGCCAGGCGCTGTACGCCCTCGGCACCCGCCGCGAAACGGACCGCAGACGGCGCGCGGCCGTGCTCGAACGGGCACACGGACTCGCCGTCGACAACGGAGACGACTCCCTGGCGGAGACGATCGCGCGGAAGAGGGACGAGCACGTGCGCAGGCCTTCCTCACGCACCGACCGGCTGACTCCCTCCGAGCGCAAAGTGGCGCACCTGGCGGCGACCGGTCTCAGCAATGCGGCGATATCAGCCAGGCTGGGCACGACCTCGCGCACGGTGGAAAAGCATCTGACGAACTCGTATCGCAAACTGGGCGTCTCCGGCCGCCCGGACCTGGCCCGGGCCCTCGAGAAACTCGGCGAAACACCGAACTCCTGA
- a CDS encoding LuxR C-terminal-related transcriptional regulator has translation MTARNTQEPRAHTLSDRRLTAQIDPEMHIVAAEPNFSRQFGRTSADTCGRSLYELLHPSAPAVLNRHFARLAEGRSQRFAERMVGLGNAGRVFSGELTGIAVQNTTGRLAGIVVQVRPDAEADGTDLKDVVGIPRERLLSKLDAQVLEGVATGASTVQLAAKLYLSRQGVEYHVGLMLRKLKAPNRAALVARAHSMGMLTVGQWPPRVLPEFIK, from the coding sequence GTGACTGCCAGAAACACCCAGGAGCCCCGAGCCCATACGCTGAGTGATCGACGCCTCACGGCCCAAATAGATCCCGAAATGCACATCGTGGCCGCGGAACCCAATTTCTCGCGCCAGTTCGGCCGCACCTCGGCCGACACCTGCGGCCGCAGCCTGTACGAACTGCTCCACCCCTCCGCCCCCGCCGTGCTGAACCGTCACTTCGCCCGGCTCGCCGAGGGCCGCTCCCAGCGCTTCGCCGAGCGGATGGTCGGCCTGGGGAACGCCGGCCGGGTCTTCTCCGGCGAACTGACCGGCATCGCCGTGCAGAACACCACGGGGCGTCTGGCCGGGATCGTGGTGCAGGTACGGCCCGATGCGGAGGCGGACGGCACGGACCTGAAGGACGTGGTCGGCATCCCGCGCGAGCGGCTGCTCAGCAAGCTCGACGCACAGGTCCTGGAAGGGGTCGCCACGGGCGCCTCGACCGTGCAGCTCGCCGCCAAGCTCTATCTCAGCAGACAGGGCGTCGAGTACCACGTCGGCCTCATGCTGCGGAAGCTCAAGGCCCCCAACCGGGCCGCGCTGGTGGCCCGCGCCCACTCCATGGGCATGCTGACGGTGGGCCAGTGGCCGCCTCGCGTGCTGCCGGAGTTCATCAAGTGA